In Rhodococcus sp. OK302, one genomic interval encodes:
- a CDS encoding GntR family transcriptional regulator, whose product MKEPTGAQRCLQQIRQMIVSGELLPGQKVHQAELAERLDVSRIPVREALSTLQAEGVLEHKSNTGYTVTRFSSEDLAELYLMRRLLETEILASIDLSSVDVAELERIQEQVDNAEPSEQGPEFLEVNHRFHFRLFEYSPLRRVLQEVERLWYLSDFYRALYVHEKSSRQKVSDDHERILQAVRNQDSVELIRASDEHRSATEVLVASRLGRSRSR is encoded by the coding sequence GTGAAGGAACCCACTGGTGCGCAACGCTGCCTGCAACAGATCCGGCAGATGATCGTCTCCGGTGAGCTCCTGCCCGGACAAAAAGTTCACCAGGCAGAGCTCGCCGAGAGATTGGACGTCAGTCGAATTCCGGTGCGGGAAGCGCTTTCGACCTTGCAGGCCGAGGGCGTCCTCGAGCACAAATCGAACACGGGATATACCGTGACTCGCTTCAGCAGTGAAGATCTTGCCGAGTTGTATCTGATGCGGCGCCTACTCGAAACTGAGATCCTGGCGTCGATAGACCTCAGCAGTGTTGACGTGGCCGAACTGGAGCGCATTCAGGAACAAGTGGACAATGCCGAGCCGAGTGAGCAGGGGCCCGAGTTTCTCGAGGTCAACCATCGGTTCCACTTCCGGCTGTTCGAGTACTCACCGCTGCGACGGGTACTGCAGGAAGTGGAACGGCTGTGGTACCTGTCGGATTTCTATCGAGCGTTATACGTCCACGAAAAGTCATCTCGCCAAAAGGTTTCCGACGATCACGAGCGGATCCTGCAGGCTGTTCGCAACCAAGATTCAGTCGAACTGATCCGGGCGAGCGACGAGCATCGATCCGCTACCGAGGTTTTGGTGGCCTCGCGACTGGGACGTTCTCGGTCGCGTTGA
- a CDS encoding enoyl-CoA hydratase/isomerase family protein: MTDAVHVEIDGHVATIEFSRPPANFFDQEVLRQIADAATELVDNGDIRAIVLASAGKHFCAGANFGEGGLGPDRADTVRDIYTEALRLFEIPVPVIAAVQGSAVGGGLGLACAADFRVAGPSTRLHANFAALGFHQGFGLSVTLPRVVGAQTAADLLYTARRLTGTQAHELGLVDRLAEDTNIREQALAYAHEIAANAPLAVRSMKQTLRGGLRDEVATVLERELAEQVVLWGTEDCVAGIEANLARQQPQFSAR, translated from the coding sequence ATGACCGATGCAGTACACGTAGAGATCGACGGACACGTCGCGACCATCGAATTCTCCCGCCCGCCCGCGAACTTCTTCGATCAGGAAGTGCTCCGGCAGATTGCCGACGCGGCAACCGAACTCGTCGACAATGGTGACATTCGGGCGATAGTTCTCGCGTCGGCCGGCAAGCATTTCTGCGCCGGTGCGAACTTCGGTGAGGGTGGACTGGGACCGGACCGCGCCGATACCGTGCGCGACATCTACACCGAGGCCCTGCGTCTCTTCGAGATCCCCGTTCCCGTGATCGCGGCGGTGCAGGGATCCGCCGTGGGCGGCGGCCTCGGATTGGCCTGCGCCGCAGACTTCCGCGTTGCCGGACCGTCGACCCGCTTGCATGCGAACTTTGCCGCACTGGGCTTCCATCAGGGATTCGGGCTCAGCGTCACCTTGCCTCGCGTCGTGGGAGCTCAAACCGCAGCTGATCTGCTGTACACCGCACGGCGGCTTACCGGCACGCAGGCACACGAACTCGGCCTGGTGGATCGACTGGCCGAAGACACGAACATTCGTGAGCAGGCGCTCGCCTACGCCCACGAAATTGCTGCCAACGCACCGCTGGCCGTGCGCTCGATGAAGCAAACACTGCGCGGGGGACTGCGCGACGAGGTGGCCACCGTGCTCGAGCGTGAGTTGGCCGAGCAGGTCGTGTTGTGGGGGACCGAAGACTGCGTGGCCGGTATCGAAGCCAACCTCGCACGGCAACAACCGCAGTTCAGTGCCCGGTGA
- a CDS encoding acyl-CoA dehydrogenase family protein, which produces MNSVSQHNDYAFDADLEAMVEQFFAEKSDADVVAKAEVEGLPTGLWDAAVELGLPLVGLPESAGGSGGSLLDAVTVQRAAARHAAPLPLAETYLAGRLAVAAGLPVPAGIATTAPGSHRDTATFDVTVSGTLYDVPWAGAAAVVAVILGDRVVILNVADAEVGDGTDLAGQPRQSLTFTGAPAVIGENPVDVRLLSRLGAFLRSVQMAAAMEAVSTLTQRYVSERVQFGRPVAQFQAVQQHIVTLAQMASMSTLAVDRTAIALNTREAEFEVLATKLVVSQNALLSVRAAHQAHGAIGMTQEYRLQQLTRRLHAWRCEFGDEIALAVQLGRGVSASPSLPRLLTDPHPTLELTS; this is translated from the coding sequence ATGAATTCTGTTTCACAGCACAATGATTACGCATTTGATGCGGACCTCGAAGCGATGGTCGAGCAATTTTTTGCCGAGAAGTCCGACGCCGACGTGGTTGCCAAAGCTGAAGTCGAAGGTTTGCCCACCGGATTATGGGACGCGGCAGTCGAACTGGGCCTGCCGCTGGTTGGTCTTCCCGAATCTGCCGGTGGCTCCGGTGGTTCTCTGCTGGACGCCGTGACCGTGCAGCGAGCGGCAGCACGTCACGCAGCGCCGCTGCCACTGGCCGAGACGTACTTGGCCGGCCGGTTGGCCGTAGCCGCCGGTCTTCCGGTACCCGCCGGGATCGCCACTACAGCGCCGGGATCACACCGGGACACTGCAACTTTCGACGTCACCGTCTCGGGAACCCTGTACGACGTGCCGTGGGCCGGCGCCGCGGCGGTCGTGGCAGTGATACTCGGTGACCGAGTGGTGATCCTGAACGTCGCAGACGCCGAGGTCGGTGACGGAACAGATCTTGCCGGTCAGCCGCGACAAAGCCTGACATTCACCGGCGCACCGGCCGTGATCGGTGAGAACCCGGTAGATGTGCGGCTGCTCAGTAGACTCGGAGCCTTCCTGCGTTCGGTGCAGATGGCAGCAGCCATGGAAGCCGTCTCGACGCTCACGCAGCGGTACGTGTCCGAACGAGTCCAATTCGGCCGTCCCGTCGCACAATTCCAGGCCGTGCAGCAGCACATCGTCACCCTCGCCCAGATGGCCTCCATGTCGACGCTGGCCGTCGATCGCACGGCAATTGCTCTCAACACTCGCGAAGCCGAATTTGAAGTGCTCGCAACAAAACTGGTGGTCTCGCAGAATGCGCTGCTCAGTGTGCGCGCCGCGCACCAGGCTCACGGAGCCATCGGCATGACACAGGAATACCGCTTGCAGCAACTGACCCGTCGCCTGCACGCCTGGCGCTGCGAGTTCGGCGACGAGATCGCACTCGCGGTACAGCTCGGGCGAGGCGTTTCCGCCTCGCCGTCACTGCCCCGTTTGCTAACCGACCCGCACCCGACTTTGGAGCTGACGTCATGA
- a CDS encoding acyl-CoA dehydrogenase family protein — translation MRFDATELTAEELDLQAEVREYLDKRLTPGSYPLGLGMSGAVDPEFSRDIGSRGWLGMSLPQKYGGGGRSAVDRLVVVEELLARGAPVGYHWIGDRQSGPSIAANGTEEQKQHFLPGIARGEFSFSIGMSEPDSGSDLASLRTRAERVDGGWKVNGTKIWTTGAFHATHILALLRTSADKHSGLTQLIIDRHSEGLTVSPIPFIDGSEDFCEVSFQDVFVPDSRRLGDVGAGWGQNTGELALERGGVDRWMSLMPVLEHWAAHQAADGGPAALADLGSITARCWAFRGMSLSIARMVDAGRSPVTEAALIKEMATRFEQDCVAVVSRHLGRAPDLASEDPYESLLARAVLVAPSWSIRGGTNEILRTVIVKGLNR, via the coding sequence ATGCGTTTCGACGCAACAGAATTGACGGCCGAGGAACTCGACCTTCAAGCTGAAGTACGCGAGTACCTCGACAAGCGGCTGACGCCCGGAAGCTATCCGCTCGGACTCGGAATGTCAGGCGCCGTGGACCCTGAGTTCTCCCGCGATATCGGAAGCCGCGGCTGGTTGGGTATGTCCTTGCCGCAGAAATACGGCGGCGGCGGACGCTCGGCCGTGGATCGCCTGGTCGTCGTCGAAGAACTTCTCGCCCGAGGCGCACCCGTCGGCTATCACTGGATCGGTGACCGCCAGTCCGGTCCGAGTATTGCGGCCAACGGAACCGAGGAGCAGAAGCAGCACTTCCTGCCCGGTATCGCACGCGGTGAGTTCTCGTTCTCGATCGGCATGAGCGAACCGGATTCCGGCTCCGACCTGGCGTCCTTGCGAACTCGCGCCGAACGCGTCGACGGTGGCTGGAAAGTGAACGGCACCAAGATCTGGACCACCGGCGCCTTCCATGCGACGCACATCCTCGCCCTGCTCCGAACCTCCGCCGACAAACACAGCGGACTCACACAACTGATCATCGATCGTCACAGCGAGGGCCTGACGGTTTCGCCCATCCCGTTCATCGACGGAAGCGAAGACTTCTGCGAGGTGTCGTTCCAGGACGTCTTCGTTCCTGACTCGCGTCGCCTCGGCGACGTCGGAGCCGGCTGGGGCCAAAACACCGGAGAACTTGCGCTCGAACGAGGTGGCGTCGACCGGTGGATGTCGCTGATGCCGGTGCTCGAACACTGGGCAGCTCATCAAGCGGCCGACGGTGGGCCCGCCGCGCTGGCCGATCTGGGATCGATTACCGCACGCTGCTGGGCTTTCCGCGGAATGTCTCTCTCGATTGCCCGGATGGTGGACGCCGGCCGCTCGCCGGTTACCGAGGCGGCATTGATCAAGGAAATGGCAACACGATTCGAGCAGGACTGCGTTGCGGTGGTCTCGCGGCATCTCGGTAGAGCCCCCGACCTGGCGTCCGAAGATCCGTACGAGTCGCTACTGGCCCGCGCGGTACTGGTCGCGCCGTCGTGGTCGATTCGCGGCGGTACCAACGAGATTCTCCGCACCGTGATCGTGAAGGGGTTGAACCGATGA
- a CDS encoding TetR/AcrR family transcriptional regulator: protein MVVRRPSDRKEQILAAAGDLFRERGYHNVSVAQVAAAVGITAPALYRHFRNKPDLLHAAVNSGIDTLYYNVTQSEDLKALIATLASSVSRRRGLPLLWQREARYLPDEQREELRTVLKSVAARDAALIRTERPELNEEDSYLLAWAVISVFSSISSHRVSLPRRQMELLLIDLAERAAYTDLGHSSPEASHVTDRTPVATSRRELLLSEAIRLFDERGYQAVNTEDIGEAAGTTGPNVYNHFDAKIDLLVAAVSRAGERRRLGVENALAKADGPDEVLSGLLSAHIDFAINERHLIGLLISELDQLPDKFRRSCEQNQREYVASWVKALDGVRPGLEPATARITVMAALNVVEGSVRIGRLRRRSDLPERLFEIGNSVLLGG from the coding sequence GTGGTCGTACGAAGGCCAAGTGACCGTAAAGAGCAGATTCTCGCTGCCGCCGGTGACCTCTTCCGTGAACGTGGGTATCACAATGTGTCGGTTGCGCAGGTGGCTGCAGCGGTCGGAATCACGGCACCGGCGCTCTATCGGCACTTCCGTAACAAACCTGATCTCCTTCATGCTGCCGTCAACAGTGGGATCGACACGCTGTACTACAACGTGACTCAATCCGAAGACCTCAAAGCGCTGATCGCGACGCTTGCGTCGTCGGTGTCGAGGCGACGGGGTCTCCCGCTCCTGTGGCAGCGTGAAGCGCGATATCTGCCCGACGAGCAGCGTGAAGAGTTGCGTACCGTACTCAAGAGCGTCGCGGCGCGGGATGCTGCATTGATCCGCACCGAACGCCCCGAGTTGAACGAGGAAGACAGCTATCTGCTTGCCTGGGCGGTCATTTCGGTATTCAGCAGTATTTCCTCGCATCGAGTTTCGCTGCCTCGGCGGCAGATGGAACTCCTGTTGATCGATCTTGCCGAGCGTGCCGCGTACACCGATCTGGGGCACTCGTCGCCGGAAGCATCGCACGTTACCGATCGCACTCCGGTGGCAACGTCTCGTCGTGAGCTGTTGCTGTCCGAAGCCATCCGGTTATTTGATGAGCGCGGATACCAGGCCGTCAACACTGAAGACATCGGTGAAGCGGCCGGTACCACGGGGCCCAATGTCTACAACCACTTCGACGCCAAGATCGACCTTCTTGTGGCCGCAGTATCGCGCGCCGGCGAGCGGCGCCGGCTCGGAGTGGAGAATGCGCTCGCCAAAGCTGACGGTCCCGATGAGGTCCTTTCTGGATTGCTCTCGGCGCATATCGATTTCGCAATCAACGAGCGTCATCTCATCGGACTGCTGATCAGTGAACTCGATCAGTTGCCTGACAAGTTTCGGCGTTCCTGCGAGCAGAATCAGCGGGAGTACGTTGCGTCGTGGGTCAAGGCTCTCGACGGGGTGCGGCCAGGACTCGAGCCTGCAACGGCGCGAATCACGGTCATGGCTGCGCTGAATGTCGTGGAAGGTTCCGTGCGGATCGGGAGGTTGCGTCGGCGGTCTGATCTGCCGGAGCGACTGTTCGAGATCGGAAATTCGGTACTGCTCGGCGGGTAG
- a CDS encoding acyl-CoA dehydrogenase family protein has product MKRTVFDSDHETFRQMIRTFIAKEVVPSYSDWEEAGMVPRSLYRQLGDLAIFGIEIPTEFGGGGQTSFKYQAVIREETARAGVTFGADVVHTGLVLPYLVEYGNAEQKARWLPGFLSGEMMTAIAMTEPGAGSDLAGITTTAKLSDDGTHYVLNGAKTFITGGVQAGLILVVCRTSPRTAENRRAGLSILCVDTRSEGFVVGRKLDKLGLRAQDTAELSFTDVVVPTENLLGTEGEGFSYLTQNLVRERLGAAVGAYANASAAIEFAKTYVQQRQVFGKPVASFQNTKFVLAECSTEVAAAQAMVDRALDLDEIRELTVADAARVKLFCTEMAGRVIDKCLQLHGGYGYMREYPIARLYADTRVNRIYAGSSEVMKTIIAKDMGI; this is encoded by the coding sequence GTGAAGAGAACCGTCTTCGACAGCGATCACGAAACATTCCGACAGATGATCCGAACATTCATCGCCAAGGAGGTCGTCCCGTCCTATTCCGACTGGGAGGAAGCCGGCATGGTTCCGCGGTCGCTGTACCGCCAACTCGGCGACCTGGCGATCTTCGGAATCGAGATTCCCACGGAGTTCGGCGGCGGCGGCCAGACCAGTTTCAAGTACCAGGCCGTCATTCGTGAGGAGACCGCTCGGGCCGGCGTCACCTTCGGCGCCGACGTCGTCCACACGGGCCTGGTCCTGCCCTACCTGGTCGAATACGGAAATGCGGAGCAGAAGGCGCGTTGGCTGCCCGGATTCCTCTCCGGCGAGATGATGACGGCCATAGCCATGACCGAACCCGGTGCGGGCTCCGACCTTGCCGGCATCACCACCACTGCAAAGCTTTCCGACGACGGCACCCACTACGTCCTCAACGGTGCCAAAACCTTCATTACCGGTGGCGTCCAGGCAGGCCTGATTCTGGTGGTGTGCCGCACCAGTCCGCGCACAGCCGAGAACCGGCGTGCCGGATTGTCGATCCTGTGCGTCGATACGCGCTCCGAAGGGTTTGTGGTCGGCCGCAAGCTGGACAAGCTCGGCCTCCGAGCGCAGGACACCGCTGAACTCTCCTTCACCGATGTCGTCGTTCCGACAGAAAATCTTTTGGGGACCGAGGGCGAAGGCTTCTCGTACCTCACTCAGAACTTGGTGCGCGAGCGACTGGGCGCAGCCGTCGGCGCTTATGCAAATGCCAGCGCGGCAATCGAATTCGCGAAGACGTACGTGCAGCAGCGTCAGGTCTTCGGAAAACCGGTGGCAAGTTTCCAGAACACGAAGTTTGTGCTGGCCGAGTGCTCGACGGAAGTCGCGGCCGCCCAGGCCATGGTGGATCGCGCACTCGATCTCGATGAAATCCGTGAACTCACCGTCGCCGACGCCGCCCGGGTCAAACTGTTCTGCACCGAGATGGCCGGTCGCGTCATCGACAAGTGCCTTCAGCTTCACGGAGGCTACGGCTACATGCGGGAGTACCCGATTGCCCGCCTGTATGCCGATACCCGTGTCAACCGCATCTACGCCGGTTCCAGCGAGGTGATGAAGACCATCATCGCGAAGGACATGGGTATCTGA
- a CDS encoding phosphatidylinositol-specific phospholipase C domain-containing protein — translation MRRLGVVLLGALVLPLTGFGVAGAVPGMTSFGDTTSVGVHNSYEKSTFPYFADALDSGAALIELDLWTNVAGTDWRVSHENPFGSNSNCVGAQNAAGLRSGFRDQGFAGCLADMRAWSDVNPEHPPVMVKLELKDGFTVGYGRGPADLDALILSTLGDAVFTPADLVGDQFSTPDEAVTQRGWPSENAMAGKFIFELIPGTIEEKNPLDTWWADVEYATHLRDLAALNRLEEASAFPAVHRASEGDPRIARYADPSVRPWFVLFDGDAAEYVGGAIDPSWYHERGYLLIMTDAQNVTPAIDGTHASEGEAQDRLDRLAGDHASYITSDWSKLPSVLATVIPRR, via the coding sequence GTGCGCAGATTAGGTGTGGTGTTGCTCGGTGCCCTCGTCCTCCCCCTGACGGGATTCGGGGTGGCAGGTGCAGTACCCGGAATGACATCGTTTGGTGATACGACGTCCGTCGGCGTCCACAATTCTTACGAGAAGTCGACCTTCCCGTATTTTGCCGACGCTCTCGACTCAGGCGCAGCTCTCATCGAATTGGATCTGTGGACCAACGTCGCGGGCACGGACTGGCGGGTTTCGCACGAGAATCCTTTTGGCAGTAACAGTAACTGCGTCGGTGCGCAGAATGCGGCGGGGCTACGTAGCGGTTTTCGAGATCAAGGCTTCGCGGGATGCTTGGCCGACATGCGGGCGTGGAGTGACGTCAATCCGGAACATCCGCCGGTGATGGTCAAACTCGAACTCAAAGACGGATTCACAGTGGGGTACGGGCGGGGCCCGGCCGACCTCGACGCTTTGATTCTCAGCACGCTGGGCGACGCCGTCTTCACCCCGGCCGATCTGGTGGGCGATCAGTTTTCGACGCCGGACGAGGCAGTTACCCAGCGAGGTTGGCCGTCGGAAAACGCGATGGCCGGCAAGTTCATCTTCGAGTTGATTCCCGGAACCATCGAGGAAAAGAATCCGCTCGATACGTGGTGGGCGGATGTCGAATACGCAACGCACCTGCGCGATCTCGCGGCCCTGAATCGGCTCGAGGAAGCGTCGGCGTTCCCCGCGGTGCATCGTGCGTCGGAGGGTGATCCGCGCATTGCCCGGTACGCGGACCCGTCGGTGCGACCGTGGTTTGTTCTCTTCGACGGTGACGCAGCCGAATACGTCGGCGGCGCAATCGATCCCAGCTGGTACCACGAACGTGGCTATCTGCTGATCATGACGGACGCTCAGAACGTGACGCCCGCAATCGATGGGACACACGCGTCGGAAGGCGAGGCACAGGACCGACTTGATCGACTGGCCGGCGATCATGCCAGTTACATCACCTCGGATTGGTCGAAACTTCCGAGCGTGCTGGCCACCGTGATTCCACGCCGCTGA
- a CDS encoding AMP-binding protein, which translates to MFLTQFIHRALRESPGRPMTVFGDRTFTTAESVDRVARLASGLGSGRGDCVSLLALNSDRCHETILAGWWSGATVSPLNSRWSAAEIAYALNDSGSTSLIVDENSAPLVPELRELCPDLGRVVFCGSGTVPTGMIDYDKLIAESEPVPDLRIGDDAVALLLYTGGTTGRSKGVMVSHKGLMTSTLGTLAAGKPAVADGVNLLANPLFHIAGIASWMAQNMMGGTQVFLPVFSPQAMLEAIDRHRPTTVGVVPTMLHMLVTATDLDAYDRSSVQVVRYGASPISPALLERSMKAFPRSGFTQGYGMTETAHITVLSAADHLIGGDLLRSAGRALPHCEVQILDPAGNEVPSGTVGEIVTRGDHLMIGYRNLPEETAAAFAGGWMHTGDAGYLDERGYLFIVDRIKDMIITGGENVYSTEVENALSQHPAVAACSVVGVQDPKWGERVHAVVVLRPGSQTDFDELRAHAKSLVSGYKAPRSIQFVDALPLSAAGKVLKRDLRDAAETGDVPQ; encoded by the coding sequence GTGTTTCTGACCCAGTTCATTCATCGTGCCTTGCGCGAATCACCGGGACGTCCCATGACCGTCTTCGGAGATCGAACCTTCACGACGGCCGAGTCCGTTGATCGTGTGGCTCGGTTGGCGAGCGGACTCGGCAGCGGCAGGGGTGACTGCGTATCGCTTCTTGCATTGAATTCGGACCGTTGTCACGAGACAATTTTGGCCGGCTGGTGGTCCGGTGCCACGGTCAGCCCGCTCAACTCCCGGTGGTCTGCCGCGGAAATAGCTTATGCACTCAATGATTCGGGATCGACCAGCCTGATCGTCGACGAGAACTCAGCCCCACTGGTACCGGAACTACGCGAACTCTGCCCCGATTTGGGACGCGTCGTGTTCTGCGGTTCCGGAACGGTTCCGACGGGAATGATCGACTACGACAAGCTCATTGCCGAATCAGAGCCTGTCCCGGATCTCCGAATCGGCGACGACGCCGTTGCTCTTCTGCTCTACACCGGCGGTACAACCGGGCGCTCCAAAGGCGTGATGGTCAGCCACAAGGGATTGATGACGTCGACGCTGGGAACACTGGCTGCCGGCAAGCCTGCCGTAGCCGACGGCGTCAACCTGCTTGCCAATCCACTGTTCCATATCGCCGGTATCGCGAGTTGGATGGCGCAGAACATGATGGGCGGCACGCAGGTCTTTCTCCCCGTGTTCTCACCGCAGGCAATGCTCGAGGCCATCGACCGGCACCGGCCCACCACGGTGGGCGTTGTACCGACCATGCTTCACATGTTGGTTACCGCAACAGATCTCGACGCTTATGACCGCTCGAGTGTTCAGGTGGTTCGGTACGGCGCCTCCCCCATTTCACCGGCTCTACTGGAACGCTCGATGAAGGCTTTCCCTCGTAGTGGTTTCACGCAGGGGTACGGAATGACCGAGACCGCACACATCACTGTGCTGAGCGCCGCCGATCACCTCATTGGTGGCGATCTGCTTCGATCAGCGGGCCGCGCACTCCCCCATTGCGAAGTGCAGATCCTCGACCCCGCCGGAAACGAAGTGCCGTCTGGAACTGTCGGCGAAATCGTCACGCGCGGCGACCATCTGATGATCGGCTACCGCAACCTCCCGGAGGAGACAGCGGCGGCCTTCGCCGGCGGTTGGATGCATACCGGCGATGCCGGGTATCTCGACGAACGCGGATATCTGTTCATTGTCGATCGAATCAAGGACATGATCATCACCGGAGGCGAGAACGTCTACTCCACGGAGGTCGAGAACGCCTTGTCGCAACATCCGGCGGTTGCCGCCTGTTCCGTTGTGGGCGTGCAAGATCCGAAGTGGGGCGAGCGGGTCCACGCCGTCGTTGTTCTTCGCCCCGGCTCCCAGACAGATTTCGACGAGCTTCGCGCCCACGCGAAATCCCTTGTCTCCGGCTACAAAGCACCGCGATCGATCCAGTTTGTTGACGCCCTGCCTCTTTCTGCTGCCGGCAAGGTACTCAAGAGGGATCTGCGCGATGCTGCGGAGACAGGTGACGTCCCGCAATAA
- a CDS encoding response regulator transcription factor, whose product MTIRVVIADDQALFRSTLRLLVDSERDMEVVAEARDGAEAVRATRRTVPDVAIIDIRMPNLDGIEATRAIAADPLLARTRVLILTTFEFDENVAKALRAGAAGFLGKDARPAELLDAVRSVARGTIPLSPTATRLLVDEFLARPVGSAIRGDSLLHDLTPREREVVVQVAGGAANDEIARTLGITVLTAKTHVNRAMTKLVARDRAQLVVRAYELGIVSPGQTPRAPARSHKSLSDGVK is encoded by the coding sequence ATGACGATACGGGTGGTCATCGCCGACGACCAGGCACTCTTTCGCAGCACATTGCGTCTGCTCGTCGATTCCGAACGAGACATGGAGGTAGTCGCCGAAGCACGCGACGGCGCCGAAGCCGTCCGCGCGACGCGTCGGACAGTGCCGGACGTGGCGATCATCGACATTCGCATGCCGAACCTCGACGGCATCGAGGCGACCAGAGCGATCGCGGCTGATCCGCTGCTGGCGCGAACACGCGTGCTGATCCTCACGACATTCGAGTTCGACGAGAATGTTGCCAAGGCACTGCGTGCGGGCGCAGCTGGATTCTTGGGCAAGGATGCGCGGCCGGCGGAGCTACTCGACGCTGTTCGCTCCGTGGCGCGCGGGACCATACCGCTATCGCCCACGGCCACAAGGTTGTTGGTGGACGAGTTCCTGGCGCGGCCCGTCGGGTCGGCGATTCGCGGCGACAGCCTGCTGCACGATCTGACCCCGCGGGAGCGTGAGGTGGTGGTTCAAGTGGCGGGCGGAGCCGCCAACGACGAGATCGCGCGCACGCTGGGGATCACTGTGCTCACCGCCAAAACACACGTGAACCGGGCGATGACCAAACTCGTTGCCCGAGACCGGGCGCAGCTCGTAGTGCGCGCCTACGAGTTGGGAATCGTCTCACCCGGGCAAACCCCCAGAGCTCCGGCAAGGTCGCATAAATCCTTGTCAGATGGTGTGAAGTAG
- a CDS encoding sensor histidine kinase, with product MDVVERWVQLSYRRPVLTAGVVAVFVGACGVIALRFEQRGGRPGDTSTIAALIVVSTAAALTVKRTHPWWALAITTAGTVAYIAYSGQFNAAATLPLSVCLCTLASRFEARTAIAATAAVCVGLTCVAAILGPQWLLVERVGLIGWPLLGASIGGVTRARNRYVTAVETRAQVSAALYEYEAERRVTEERLRISRDIHDVVAHHLAALNLQIGTARHVLDRPELAAQALAGMHENSEAALREIKGLVGMLRAADDDPRGPVPGLGDVDALVDAALASGLDVRTIVAGSVRPATPDVELAAYRVIQEALTNAAKHAPGEPVTLTMTYRLSTLTIEVGNRIAAAGRRKTGGGFGLAGMSERVRAAGGHLDADDGSGGRFVVAVELPLAAYEVRSR from the coding sequence ATGGATGTGGTGGAACGGTGGGTGCAGCTGTCGTATCGACGGCCGGTGCTGACGGCAGGCGTAGTCGCGGTGTTCGTCGGGGCCTGCGGGGTCATCGCGCTGCGATTCGAACAGCGCGGCGGACGCCCGGGTGACACGTCGACGATCGCCGCACTGATTGTCGTGTCGACTGCTGCCGCACTCACGGTCAAACGCACCCACCCGTGGTGGGCACTCGCGATCACCACGGCGGGCACCGTCGCCTACATCGCCTACTCCGGCCAGTTCAACGCGGCCGCCACCTTGCCCCTCAGCGTCTGTCTGTGCACCCTCGCTTCACGCTTCGAAGCACGGACCGCGATAGCAGCGACAGCCGCGGTCTGCGTCGGATTGACCTGTGTTGCTGCGATACTCGGCCCGCAGTGGCTCCTCGTGGAACGTGTCGGTCTGATCGGCTGGCCGTTGCTGGGCGCATCCATCGGCGGCGTAACACGAGCCCGTAACCGCTATGTGACGGCGGTGGAGACACGCGCGCAGGTGTCGGCGGCACTCTACGAATACGAAGCGGAGCGTCGGGTCACCGAGGAACGACTGCGCATCAGCCGCGACATCCACGACGTGGTCGCCCATCACCTGGCCGCACTCAACTTGCAGATCGGGACCGCGCGCCACGTGCTCGACCGCCCCGAACTCGCGGCGCAGGCACTGGCCGGCATGCACGAGAACTCCGAGGCCGCCCTCCGCGAGATCAAGGGACTCGTCGGAATGCTTCGTGCCGCCGATGACGATCCGCGAGGGCCGGTGCCGGGGCTGGGCGATGTGGACGCGCTCGTCGACGCGGCCCTCGCGTCAGGCCTCGATGTGCGGACAATCGTCGCCGGCAGTGTCCGCCCGGCCACTCCGGATGTGGAGCTGGCCGCCTACCGGGTCATTCAGGAGGCGCTCACCAACGCCGCCAAGCACGCCCCCGGCGAACCGGTGACCCTGACCATGACGTACCGGTTGTCGACACTGACCATCGAAGTCGGAAACCGGATCGCCGCGGCGGGCCGGCGCAAGACGGGAGGTGGTTTCGGACTCGCCGGAATGAGCGAGCGAGTGCGTGCCGCGGGCGGACACCTGGACGCCGACGACGGAAGCGGCGGCCGGTTCGTGGTCGCCGTCGAACTCCCGCTCGCCGCCTACGAGGTGCGGAGCCGATGA